The window GGTGTCGCCGAGGTACTCCCCGCGACGCTCCTTGGCGATCACCGCCGAGTAGATCTGGCCGGTGGTGACGTTCGCCTTGCCGGACAGGGCCCGGTCGAGGAACCGCTCGTAGTGGCCGACGTCGAGATCCGTCTCGGCACCGTCGTCGGTGACGAAGACCTCACCGTGCTGGAACGGGTTCATCGTGCCCGGGTCGACGTTGAGGTACGGGTCCAGCTTCTGCATCACCACCCGCAGGCCGCGCGCCGTGAGCAGATTGCCGAGGCTGGAGGCGGTCAGGCCCTTGCCGAGCGAGGAGGCGACGCCCCCGGTGACGAAAATGTGCTTGGTCGTCCGTGCTGATGGCGCCAACGCCTGCTCCCGTGGTCGTCCGTTGCGGTCGTGCAGACCGTCGTGTTGATCAGGAAAATGATCACGCGATCCACGGGATTCCACGGTAACACCAATGCGACCCGCCCCGCCGGTCGCACCCACCTACCGCCCTGGCCGGGACCGACTCGGCTCGGCCGACCCCGGCGGCGCAACCCCGGCCGAACCCGACGCCGGGTCCGGAACGGACGGCTCGGCCGCCTCCGACGTGTCGGACGGCACCGACGACTCCGACGGCTCCGACGACAGCGCGTCGGACGACGACGGCTCTCCCGACAGCGGCGCTCCGGACGACGACGGCGGCACCGGTGGCGCCGATGTCGGCGGCTCGGTCGGCAGCCGGCCGATCTCGGCGGCCCCGTCGGCCGACGGCTGGGTGCGGTCGGCCGCGTGGTCGAGTACCCGCAGCGCGGCCAGCGCCGCCAGCGGTACGACCAGCGCGGCGGCGGCACCGGCCACGTCCAGGGCCGAACCGCCGAGCAACCCGCCGATCAGGGCGGCGACGGCGATACCGGCCATCCCGGCGCGGATCGCCGGGTAGATGCCGAACAGCCGCTTCAGCCCGCCCCAGGGGCGCAGCAGGGCGAACCACACCAGCACCGCACCGACCAGGGCCAGTACGGTCAGCGGGCTGCCGAACAGGGCGTCCATGTTCGCCGTACCGGAGCGGTGCACGGTCAGGCCGCTCGTACCGTCCGCGACCGCGCCGAGGAACCGGCCGAGACTCCCCCGCTGGCCGTCCGGCCGACGCATGTCGAGTACGGCGAAACCGATGGTCACCGCAAGTCCGGCCAGGGTCGCCCAGACCAACCGGCCCAGCGTCAACCAGCCGCCGGTGCTCATCGCCGCGGCTATGCACACCCCGGCGGTGAGCGCGACCGCCCCGACCGAGTCCGCACCGAGGTACGGGCTGCCGATCACCACCAGACCGATGCCGCCGACCAGCACCACGATCGCCGGGCGCCAACTGCGGCGGACCTGCTGCGCCAGGCACCCGGCGGCGAGCAGGGTGCCGGCGACAAAAACCCCGAGCCCGACCGTGCCGAGTCCGGCGTACCGGCCGCCTTCCAGGGCCGAGTAGCCGGCGACCCCGTTGAGCTGCAACCGGGCGCCGGTCACCACGTCCACCCCGACGACGAGCGCGGCCAGCCCGGCGACGCTGCCCATCGGCCCGAGCGTACGGGCGTAGATCTTCGCCAGCCGGACCGCAGCGGTGGCGAGACCGAGGACCAGCACGGTGACCAGGCCGAAGTACAGGCCGCCGTGGTCGGACCGCCACCAGGGAACCGCGTCGGCGACCAGGGCGGCGGGGATCGCCAACGCGGCGGCGATCAGCAGCACCTCGACCACCGCGACCACCCGGCGGGACACCGGGACCGGACCGACCGGACCGGCGCGTCGGCGGGCGCGGCGCAGCAGCGGGAGCACCGCGATCGCGAGCAGGGTCTGGAAGCCGGCCAGCAGGGCGAAGAACCAGCTCGCCACCCGCCGTTGCGCGCCGGCCTCCCGATCGGCGTCGGCGGGTTGGGCGATCGCCGCGGCCAGGTCGGACGGGCGGCCCGGTGAGGTGGTCGCCGCCTGCCCCAGGAACAGCCGCTCCGGCATCGGCCGGCCGACCGCCGCCAACGCGGTCGGCGCCAGGTCGATGAGCTGGACGTACCCGTCGCGTCCGGTGCCGGACGAGGTGAGCCAGCCCCCGGACCAACCGGGGCCGTCGGCGACCGCGACGTGCAGCCGGGACGTCTGGTCGGTGTCGGAGATACCGGCCACCAGGACCAGCGACCGCGCCGGTCGGGCCGCCAGTACCCGGGCCAGGGCGGCATCCGCCCGGCGGGCGGCGGCGGCGCGTACGGCCGGGTCGTCGCCGGTGACGGCACCCAGGTCGACGATGCTGAGCACGCACGAGGCGAGCAGTTCGGCGGGGTTGGCCGGCAGCGTCGCGGCGTACCGGTCGACCCGGCCGAAGGGGCGGGCGGCGGCGATAGCGGCGCCGGGACCGACGGCGACGGTGCACCGGACCGACTCGGCCAACGCGCCGGGGATCGCCCCCCACGGTTGCCGTTCCTTGTTGTAGCGCACCACGGCCTGCTGGCCGGGAAGGTTGGCGCCGATCCCGTCCGGCTGCTCGACGGTCACCTGCGGCGCCGCACAGTCGCCGCTGACCGGCTCACCGTCCCAGGCGGCGTAGTTGCCGGCGCCGAGGGTCAGCCAGCCGTCCACCGGGCAGGTCGGCTGCCGCCCCGAGCGGACCGACAGGGAGCCGATGGACCCTCGTTCGGCCATCCGCCACAGGGTCGGGGTGGTCTGCGGGCTGACATCCTCCCAGCGCAGTCCGGCAACCCCGGCCACCACCACGTAGTCGGCGGTGCGCTGTGGTGCTCCCCCGGCCGGCCGGACCACCAGCGCCGCCACGGCCGACGCCACGACGGCCACGGTCAGCAGCACCGGCACCAGTCGACGCAGCATCATCGGCCGCGCCCGTGGTCGCGGCCGGGCGAGGTGTCGGACGGCACCGCGGGGACGGGCGCCAGTTCGGCGTAGAGCGCGCTGACCTCGGCGACGGTCTGCGCCTCGGTGTGCCAGGTCCCTGCCTGGGCGATCCCCCGCCGACTCAGGTCGTCCCGGCGTCCGCCGTCGGCGAGCAGGTCGCGGACCGCCCGGTCGAGGGCGTCGACATCACCCGGAGGCACCAGTACGGCCGCGTCCGCGACCAGTTCGGGAATGCCACCGACGGCGGTGCTGACCAGCGGTACGCCGCTGTGCAGCGCCTCCTGGACGAAGAGCTGACGCGCCTCCCAGTCGCTGGTCACCAGGGCGAGATCCGCCCCGGCCAGCAGTTCGGCGACGTCGGTACGGTGCCCGAGCAGGGTGATCGGTGCCCGCACCTCGGAGATGTGTGCCGCGAGCGGCAGATAGGACGGCCCGCTGCCGGCGATCAGCACCACGGGCGGTGGGTCGAGGTCACGCCACTGCGCCGCGGCCTCGGCCAGTACGTCGTACCGCTTCTGTGGGTGCAGCCGACCGACCGACAGCAGCAACGGCTGGTCGGGCGCCACCCCGAACTCGGCCCGTACGGCCGCGCGGGTACGCGTCGGGGTGGGCAGCGCCGGTGCGGCGACCGGGGCCAGCCGGGCGTCCGGGGCGCCGAGGGCGGCGGCCCGCTCGACCAGGTCGGCGGAGGCACCGAGGGCGACCCGGGCCCGCCGGGCGACGATCCGTTCCGCCCAGCGGGAGAGACGACCACGCAGCCCACCGGCGAGCACCGCGTTGTGCCAGGTGACCACGAGCGGCTGGGTCGGTCTGGCCAGCACCGCCACCAGGCCGGCGCGCAGTCCGTGGGCGTGCACCACGTCGACCGGGCCGGCGAGGACCCGGCGCAGCGCGGCGACCGCGCGGGCATCGGCCGGGGTCGGGTTCGCGGGGATCTCGATCGGGACGAACCGTGCCCCGGTGGCGGTGAAGGCGAACTGCTGCTCGGTCGCGGCCGGGCCGCAGACGGTGACCGTGGTGCCGCCCGCGACGAGGCCACGGGCGAGCGAGGTGATGTGCTGGCCGACGCCTCCGGTGCTGGAGGCGAGGACCAGGACCACCGAGCCGCCCCAGCCGTCGTCGCCCGGCTCGCTCCTCGCGCTCACCCCGACACCGTCTCCTTTTCGTCTCCCCGGCCGGGGTGGGGCCCGTCGGGGCCGCCACCGGATCGTTTCCGCCGGGTCAGTCGGCTCAGCCGCCGCCCCACCGAACCGATCATCGGCCGTACGTCGTGCCGGTCCAGTGGGTAGGAAACGGCGAGGAACACCGCCCCCACGACGACTCCGGACAGCATGCCCTGCAGCAGCGCGTCCACCTTCGCCGGGGTGCCGGCGAACAGTCCGGGCAGCCATCGGAGCACCGCGATGCCGGCCAGGGTGGCGACGGCACCGGCGGCGAGGCCGACCAGGGCCGAACGGGCCAGCCCGTCGAGCATCGACCGGCCGGCCCGACGCGCGACGACGACAACCAGGAGGGTGCCGAGGACGAGCATGCCGATGGAGTTGGCGGAGGTGACCGCGACCAGCCGGTCGGCGTCCGGCAGGAGCCGGGACAGGCCGACCGCGGCGACCGGTACGACCAACCAGCCGGCCGCCGTGGTGGCCGCCGCCGCCCGGTTGTCGCCCCGGGCGTACAGGGCGCGGGACAGTACGGCGAAGACCCCGTAGCCGAGCAGCCCCGGCCCGAACCCGGCGATCGCGGCGGCGGACTCGCTGCCGAAGTCGAAGAACCGGGCGACCGGTTCGGCGGTGGCGATCAGCGCGGCGGCGCCGAGGCAGCTCAGCAGCAGGACACCGCGCGTGGTCGGGGCGAGCGTACGCCGGAACGTCTCCTCGTCCCCGGTGGCGTACGCGGCGACCAGGGTCGGGTACGCGGCGACCGCCAGCGGCACCGCCAGCACCGCCCAGGGCAGCAGGTACATGGTCTGGGCGAGGTTGAGCACCACCGGGTTGCCGACACTGGCGTCCGCGGCGAGGCGGAGCATGACCAGCAGGGCGATCTGCTGCCCGGTGACGGTCACCGCCCCGGCCAGCGCGAGCCCGCCGATCCGTCGCCGGTTCTCGGCGCTGAATCCGTACCCCGGTCGGGGCCGCAGCCCGAGCCGGCTCACCGGGACGATCAGACACCCGGAGAGCACCACCACGCCGAGGGTGGTCCCGATCGACAGGATGAGCTGACCGCTCACCTCCACCTGGGCGATCGAGGCGTGCCGCCCCTCGACCCCACCGAAGAGCAGGTAGACGCCGATCACGGTGAGACTGGACAGCAGCGGGGCGAGCACCGGCCAGGCGAACCGGCGGTGGGCCTGGAGGACGCCGGTGAGCACGATGCCGATCCCGTACAGCGGCAGTTGCGGGGCGAAGACCCGCAACATCCCGGCACCGGCGTCGCGCTGGGCCGGGGTCGGGTCGCCGATGATCAGCGATACGATCGGCCCGGCGAAGACCGCCACCAGCACCGCGAGCGGCACCAGCAGCGTCACCGTCCAGGTCAGCAGCGCCCCGGTGGTTTCGGCGACCGAGCGCCGGTCACCGGCCGCGACCGCGCCGGCGAGCAGCGGTACGACCAGACTGGCCAGCGCCCCACCGGCGACGATCTCGAAGACGATGTTCGGCACGGTGTTCGCGACCACGTAGACGCCGCCCAGATCGGTGTCGCCGACGACCCAGGTGAAGATTCCGGTACGCCCGAAGCCCGCCAGTCGACTGGCCACGGTGAGTACGGCGATGAGTGCGGCTGCCCCGGCGACCCGGCCGGCGCCGGCGAGGGGTGCCGGTGCCGCCACGTCAGGAGGGTCGCCGGCCCAGGGCGTCCAGCTCGCGCAGCCCTCGGGTGTTCTGGATCACCTTGGTGAAGCTGACCTTCTCGCTGGCTGCGGTGAGGGCGACCAGGGCGGCCAGGATCCCGGCCCGACCCACCGGCCCGGTACGGGCGGCCAGCGCCACCCCGAGCAGCGCGCCGAGGGCGTTGGCCCCGCTGTCGCCGAGCATGATCTCCTCGTTCAGGTCTGCCGGGAGCAGTCCGGTGGCGGCGCCGACCGGGCCGGCGGCGAGCCCACCGGTCGGGCCGGGCAGCAGGGGGGTGCCGAGCAGGACACCGGCCTTGAGTGCCCGGCCGGGGCGCAGGTCGAGCAGGTTGACCAGGTTCGCCGTACCGGCGATCACTCCGGCGCCGAGCAGGATGTCGGTGGCGAGTCCGAGCCGGCCTCGGCGGGAACGCCGGGACCGTACGGTCGGGTCGGCGGCGAGCAGCGCTGCGGCTGCCAGTCCGGCGGCACCGACCCCGGCGACCTTGACCAGTCCGCTGGTGATCCGCCCCTCACGCAGGGCGCCGAGGTGTCCCGCGAAGCCCTTCGCGGACTTCTGTTCCGGTCGGTTGCCGACCACGTCGTCGTAGAGCCCGACCGCCCCGGAGCCGAGGCCGGCGACCAGGGCGGCCGCTGCGGCGGGGGCGCTGGGGGCGCCGACGGCGGCGGCCGTGGACGCGGCGGCGGCGAGCGCGGGTCCACCGGCGAGCGTGACCGTCCGGCCACGGAAGTTGGTCCGCTCCAACGCGGGTGCCACCGGTAGGCCGGTGACGGCGCGCAGGGCGGCCCGCGCGGCCAGTGCCGCGCCGCCGGCCACCCAGCGGCGGCCGGCTCTCCGCTGCCCGCTCACTTGGGTTGCTGGGGCAGCAGGGAGGTGGCGCCGGCGCCCATGCCGTACTGACCGGCCTTCTTGTTCACGATCTGCTCGGTGGCGGCGAGCGCGGTGACCACCTGTCCCTGCACCGTGTTGGCGTGGTCGACGGTGGAGATCGTCTTGGCCAGTGCCGGGTCGTCCCGGACGGCGGCGACCACGTTGCCGGCGCTGGTGCCGCTGCCCGCGACGATCAGCGGGACCGCCTTGTCGAACTGCTCGGTCATGGTGACCACGGCCTGGTCCTTCTGTGCGGAGTCGCGGTCGACGTACGGCTGCCCGCTGACCAGGATGACCGCCTCGGCCGGACCGGTGACCTTGTCCCCGACGGTCAGGTACCCGGCGTTGCTGTACGCGTCGAGTACCGCCCGACGGTCGGCGTCGGTGACCGTGATCCCGTCGAGCCGGTCGAGCAGGGCACCGGCCAGGAAGGCGCTGGAGGTCTCGACGCCGTTGCTGTTGCCTGGCAGGCCGTTGGCCGGCACGGTGGGCTTGGCGGACCGCTCGGCGAGCCCGAGCAGGTCGACGCTGTTGTCCGGGTTGACGAACTTGTCCTGCAGGTCGACCCGGCCGGTGATGGTGGCACCGGTCTGCCGGAGCATCTCGATCACCCCGTCGACGTGTTTCTCCCCGCTCGGCAGGGTGAGTACGAGCAGCCGGCGGCCGGTGAGCTTGCCGCCGAGCAGGAGCGGCGCGGACTCCCGGGCGTAGTCCTCCTCCCGGGTCACCTCCTCCTGGAGGCTGCCGACCGTCTCCCGCAACTGCTGGTTGTCCTTGCGCAGCTCGTTGACGTTGGCGCTGAGCGAGTCGGCGACCGGGCCGTTGAGCGCCGCCGTACCGACCACCAGTCCGATGGCGAGGGCGAGGAACACCGCGGTGAGGGAAACCACGTGGTACCGAAAATTGATCACGCTTACAGCCCCTTGATCGTGGACGGCCTAGAACAGCTGCCCGAGCTGGAAGACCAGATTGTCCCACCACTCGGAGGCCACCCCGAGGTAGGCCTTGCCGACGGTCGAGACCGCCACCGCTGAGGCCATCGCGGCCACCGCCGAGAGGACCAGCAGCAGCAGCGACGAGCCGGAGATGTTCTGCCGGTAGAGCCGGCTCACCCCCTTGGCATCGACCATCTTGCCACCGACCTTGAGCCGGGTGAGGAACGTCGACGCCATGCCGCCGCGGCCCTTGTCCAGGAACTCGACCAGGGTGGCGTGCGTGCCGACCGCGACGATCAGCGAGGCGCCCTTGCCGTCGGCGAGCAGCATGGCAAGGTCTTCGCTGGTGGCGGCGGCGGGGAAGGTGATCGCGGCGACCCCGAGCTGCTGGACCCGGGCCAGGCCGGGCGCCCGTCCGTCCGGGTACGCGTGCACGATGACCTCGGCACCGCAGCGCAGCACGTCGTCGGTGACCGAGTCCATGTCCCCGATGATCATGTCCGGGGTGTACCCGGCCTCGACCAGCGCGTCCGCGCCTCCGTCAACCCCGACCAGCACCGGCTTGAACTCCCGGATGTACGGCCGCAGCACGTCGAGGTCGGCCTTGTAGTCGTAACCGCGTACGACTATCAGGCAGTGCCGGCCCCGCATGGAGGTCTCGATGTCGGGCAGCCCGACCCCGTCGAGCAGCAGGTCACGTTCCTGCTTGAGATAGTCCATGGTGTTGGCGGCGAAGGCCTCCAACTGGACGGAGAGTCCTTCGCGGGCGTCGGCCATCGCCTTGGCCACGGTCTCCGGATCCTGCCGGCCACCGTGCGCGATCGGCTCGTCGCCGATGAACACGGTGTTGCCGTCGATCCGGACCGTGTCGCCCTCACGGACCAGTTGGAAGACGTCCTCCCCCAGGTCGTCCAGGAGCGGGATGCCGGCCTTGACCAGCACCTCGGGGCCGAGGTTGGGGTAGCGACCGGAGACCGACGGCTTCGCGTTCAGTACGGCGGCGACACCGACCGCGACCAGTGAGTCGGCCGCGACCCGGTCCAGGTCGACGTGGTCGATCACCGCGATCTCGCCTGGGCGCAGACGACCGACCAGGCGCTTGGTCCGACGATCGAGGCGGGCGGTGCCCACGACGATGCCCGGTTCCGCGCTCCGGGTCCGGCGCAAGATGGGTAGACGCATCGGGACCATCCTGGCATGCGCGAGCACGACTTACCGGTCGCGACTCGCTTGAGCAGGGTCGCAAGCAGGTCGTTACCTCAGGGAAGCACACCGATTGCCCGTTTGATGTG of the Micromonospora sp. NBC_01796 genome contains:
- a CDS encoding glycosyltransferase family 4 protein; this encodes MSARSEPGDDGWGGSVVLVLASSTGGVGQHITSLARGLVAGGTTVTVCGPAATEQQFAFTATGARFVPIEIPANPTPADARAVAALRRVLAGPVDVVHAHGLRAGLVAVLARPTQPLVVTWHNAVLAGGLRGRLSRWAERIVARRARVALGASADLVERAAALGAPDARLAPVAAPALPTPTRTRAAVRAEFGVAPDQPLLLSVGRLHPQKRYDVLAEAAAQWRDLDPPPVVLIAGSGPSYLPLAAHISEVRAPITLLGHRTDVAELLAGADLALVTSDWEARQLFVQEALHSGVPLVSTAVGGIPELVADAAVLVPPGDVDALDRAVRDLLADGGRRDDLSRRGIAQAGTWHTEAQTVAEVSALYAELAPVPAVPSDTSPGRDHGRGR
- the murJ gene encoding murein biosynthesis integral membrane protein MurJ encodes the protein MAAPAPLAGAGRVAGAAALIAVLTVASRLAGFGRTGIFTWVVGDTDLGGVYVVANTVPNIVFEIVAGGALASLVVPLLAGAVAAGDRRSVAETTGALLTWTVTLLVPLAVLVAVFAGPIVSLIIGDPTPAQRDAGAGMLRVFAPQLPLYGIGIVLTGVLQAHRRFAWPVLAPLLSSLTVIGVYLLFGGVEGRHASIAQVEVSGQLILSIGTTLGVVVLSGCLIVPVSRLGLRPRPGYGFSAENRRRIGGLALAGAVTVTGQQIALLVMLRLAADASVGNPVVLNLAQTMYLLPWAVLAVPLAVAAYPTLVAAYATGDEETFRRTLAPTTRGVLLLSCLGAAALIATAEPVARFFDFGSESAAAIAGFGPGLLGYGVFAVLSRALYARGDNRAAAATTAAGWLVVPVAAVGLSRLLPDADRLVAVTSANSIGMLVLGTLLVVVVARRAGRSMLDGLARSALVGLAAGAVATLAGIAVLRWLPGLFAGTPAKVDALLQGMLSGVVVGAVFLAVSYPLDRHDVRPMIGSVGRRLSRLTRRKRSGGGPDGPHPGRGDEKETVSG
- a CDS encoding copper transporter, which codes for MINFRYHVVSLTAVFLALAIGLVVGTAALNGPVADSLSANVNELRKDNQQLRETVGSLQEEVTREEDYARESAPLLLGGKLTGRRLLVLTLPSGEKHVDGVIEMLRQTGATITGRVDLQDKFVNPDNSVDLLGLAERSAKPTVPANGLPGNSNGVETSSAFLAGALLDRLDGITVTDADRRAVLDAYSNAGYLTVGDKVTGPAEAVILVSGQPYVDRDSAQKDQAVVTMTEQFDKAVPLIVAGSGTSAGNVVAAVRDDPALAKTISTVDHANTVQGQVVTALAATEQIVNKKAGQYGMGAGATSLLPQQPK
- the steA gene encoding putative cytokinetic ring protein SteA, which translates into the protein MRLPILRRTRSAEPGIVVGTARLDRRTKRLVGRLRPGEIAVIDHVDLDRVAADSLVAVGVAAVLNAKPSVSGRYPNLGPEVLVKAGIPLLDDLGEDVFQLVREGDTVRIDGNTVFIGDEPIAHGGRQDPETVAKAMADAREGLSVQLEAFAANTMDYLKQERDLLLDGVGLPDIETSMRGRHCLIVVRGYDYKADLDVLRPYIREFKPVLVGVDGGADALVEAGYTPDMIIGDMDSVTDDVLRCGAEVIVHAYPDGRAPGLARVQQLGVAAITFPAAATSEDLAMLLADGKGASLIVAVGTHATLVEFLDKGRGGMASTFLTRLKVGGKMVDAKGVSRLYRQNISGSSLLLLVLSAVAAMASAVAVSTVGKAYLGVASEWWDNLVFQLGQLF